The Primulina huaijiensis isolate GDHJ02 chromosome 12, ASM1229523v2, whole genome shotgun sequence genome has a window encoding:
- the LOC140990029 gene encoding bidirectional sugar transporter SWEET1-like, whose amino-acid sequence MKNTLHFVVGIFGNAFALFLFLAPLITFKRIIKKRSTEQFSGVPYVMTLLNCLLSAWYGLPFVSPNNLLVSTINGTGAAIELVYVMIFLIFAMKKEKGKILGLLTLVLAIFAIVAFVSLFALHGKGRKLFCGIAATVFSIIMYGSPLTIMRMVIKTKSVEFMPFFLSLFVFLCGTSWFVFGLLGKDPFVAIPNGFGCGLGTVQLILYAIYRNNKGQTQKGATSESLEMEKSTSKPHQEKPLNKHPSHDEQV is encoded by the exons ATGAAGAATACTCTGCATTTCGTCGTCGGAATATTCG GGAATGCTTTCGCTCTGTTTCTTTTCTTGGCACCACT GATTACCTTCAAAAGGATCATAAAGAAAAGGTCTACTGAGCAGTTCTCTGGAGTTCCCTATGTCATGACCTTACTCAATTGCTTGCTTTCTGCTTG GTACGGTCTCCCCTTTGTGTCACCTAACAACTTGCTAGTTTCAACAATAAATGGCACCGGTGCTGCCATTGAATTGGTTTACGTGATGATCTTTCTCATATTTGCAATGAAGAAAGAAAAGGGCAAGATCCTGGGATTGCTCACTCTTGTCCTCGCCATTTTTGCAATTGTCGCGTTTGTTTCTCTATTCGCTCTCCATGGCAAAGGCAGAAAGCTTTTCTGCGGAATCGCGGCCACTGTCTTCTCCATCATAATGTACGGTTCACCTTTGACAATCATG AGGATGGTGATCAAGACCAAAAGCGTGGAATTCATGCCCTTCTTCTTATCATTGTTTGTGTTCTTGTGTGGTACATCCTGGTTTGTCTTTGGCCTCCTTGGAAAGGATCCCTTTGTTGCT ATTCCGAATGGATTTGGCTGTGGATTAGGTACGGTGCAACTGATACTATACGCCATATACCGCAATAACAAAGGCCAGACCCAGAAAGGTGCTACTAGTGAATCCCTGGAGATGGAGAAAAGCACCTCCAAGCCCCATCAGGAGAAGCCGTTAAACAAACATCCATCACACGACGAACAAGTCTAA